The DNA region ATGGGCAGCAAACGCAGCAAAGCTTTCATTGACCTTGGACTCATAACGCCCCGGTTTACTGACGGCAGACTTTAGATTGTCTGGGACAACCGCTTGGGGTACGCCACCAAAATAATGGAGTGCCGACTCACAGGCATCTATAAAATCTTCTTTCTTCTGGCTAGCCACCGCCTTTACATAGGTCAATTGGCTACAGCCCAATATCGCCACAAATACCTCTACCGCAGTAATGGCTCCTGTATCAGGGTCTGTGAGATAGAGCTTTTTACCCGTAAAATCAATATACATTTTATCGCCCGCCTTATGTACCACCCGAAGTGATGGACGGATCTTACCCATGTATAAATTGAGATAATCCATAAAACGAGAAGATTTATAACCATTTGGATGAAGTTGTCTGTACTGCTCATACAACATCCATTTGGTTACGCCTCTGTTTTTGCGTAGTTGACGGACATAGTCTGCCAATAAGGGCTCGAGCGCCTTGCTGCGCTGGCTGGGACTCCACTGTGGTCGCTGAGCTACACCCAATAGGGACAGCAACTGTTCATCGCTCATCGCGGATAATTGTGTGGCATCATAGCCACTACCACGCAGTAATGTTAGATACTTCTTAACCGTATTGCGAGATATACCTACGGCGGCACTTATATATTTACTTCCCCTGCCTTCAAGTGATAGGCGTATCAATTGTCTAATCTTGTACATTTCTATTGTTCTGTTTGCCATCGAAAATCACCATTTGATGTAGTGGTAACTTCCGAGTTTTTACGCTACAATACAACATAGACTCCTAGATATTTTAGGGGGTCAGTATACTTTGGAAATAGGGGGTCAATTTAATTTTGGCGAGTGGGGGTCAGTTTGAATTGGCGGAACGGGGTCACTTTCATCGCCTATTCCACTTTACAAGTGAGATTACGACACCAAAATGTCGGCCTTCATGAATTGCATTAGTGATCATCGCATCCTCAAAGTTGTCAATCGTAATCCCTGATGGTAAACTCCAACCCTGGTAAGCCTCTAATTTACATGATTGAACATCTGAGGCCAGTTGCTCAAATGCCTCATGAAAAGCAGTTTTGATCTTAATGATTTCTTCAGCACTTATTAGCCTTTTCGGTTTTGTATCCGGGGCAAACTGCGCAAAGAAACCAACATCAATAGTTGGTTCTAAGCCACCCAGTTTATAACACAACATTTGTTGTGTGAAAACCATATGGCCGAGATTCCATATTAAATTGTTATTCATGTGTTCAGGGATAACATTCAGCTCTTCTAGGGATAAGTTTTCTATCAATTTTGTGACACTGTTCCTTACATAACGGATCAGTTCCAGTTCTTTATTTAATTTACTATTCATCATTATTAGTCCTTAAGATTGACAATTGATCATTACATTCTCAAAGTTTGTCGCTGCGGCAGCGGCATCCATTGCCTGATCCAATTCAGACATTTTGAAAATAATTGGCGAGATTAGGTCTATAGGAAGCTGGCCGCTTTTTACAATCTCCAACAGTTTACGTGTGGCGTCTTTTGGGTACATAAAATTGCCCAGTATGGACCAACTGTTGAGCATAACGTAGGTGTATGGGATCGGTAAATCAACCGTCATGCTCCCCATGATTACTAATCTGCCACCGGGGACCAGGCTGTAAAGTGCAGACAAGGTTGAATTGGGATCTTTGGCATTGCCGACCATATCGAAAGCCATATCAGCACCACCGCCGCAAATGTTTTTAATGGCGGCTACATCTTCTTGTATATTCCCGCTGAGTACTACCGGCAGGACTCTTTTTCCTGCTTTCTCCGCTACAGATCTCAAAACATCGGCATTGCGGCCAGTAACGATTACTTTTGATGCACCCATTGTAACGGCAAGAAAGACAGCCGATGCCCCAAAAGAACCTGTGGCTCCATTGATGATGATTGTCTCACCCGCGGAAAGATGGCCTTTGAGTAGTCCTCCGTAAGGCACAACAAAACGGCTGACAGCAGAAAGCTGAGCATCAGAATAGGCTTCAAGACCATCTAAAGGTGTAAGTGTTTCAACTGGAACCAGAACATAGGGCGCAAGTGTCCCATCTGGGTAATCAAGCTGTGCCGATAGTGCGGCATCCCCATTTTTTGTAATCCCCAACAAGATCATTACCGGACTGCTTACATTATCTCGTGCAGTGATATGTGATGATAAGATTACACGCTGTCCGTGTTTTAAATGCCACACATCCTGTCCAATTGCTTCAACGTATCCAATGGCATTGCTCCCCATTGTGAATTCATGCGGAGGAGGGTTATATACTGCAAGTTTTCCTTCAGTATAAGATTTAAGATAAGACACGAGCGCAGTAACTGCAACTTTTACCAAGACACTGCCAGCTCTAACTTCAGGAACGGGCACTTCTTTTAGTTCCAGTTTGCCCCCCATTTTTTCAAGCCTCCAGGCTTTCATTTGCTTTTCCATAAAACGCTACTTTTTTTGTAGTACAAAGTTCAATCAAAAAGTAGGTAGCTAAATAGTCAAAATCAAATGCGTAGATACAAAAATCAAAGAACTTGTTTTTGTAAAGAAGAAAAATAAAAAGTCGAGCAATATATGGATTTAGGGGTTGAAGGCTTTTCATTTATCAATCAATTAAGGGATTGGGACATCGCTCAAATGACAAAAGAAAAAATACTGGTTAAGGCTCATTCATATTAATTACTCACTTAGTTATTTTTACAGGGAAATAACGATTTTACCTATCATATCACCTTGTTCTATTCTATTGTATGCATCTTGTACCTCTTCTATTTTGTAAACCGAATCAACAACTGGATGGAAATCGCCAATGTGGAAACTTCCTCAAAACTCAAATTGTCTGGGGCATTTATAATTCCATATTCCGGCAGGCAAACATACTCCGCCAAAACACATTGGGTTTGCCATGCTGCCCTTGTATTGTATTCTCTTTGAAAATTACCTTTTGTCCAATTGGAGGGCAACGCGGTCGCCAATTTTCCATCCCTCGACATTTTCGCCAAATGCCTCTACGATTCCGGATCCCAATCTTTACTTTCCTATGAATTAGTTGTAATTTTCCTATAGTAATGAGCTGAACAATTTTTCTATTCTGTTTTTTGTTTCACTAAGCTAAGAAGGTTTGTATCAAGAATGCTGGCAGCTTTCGTCGGCATATGCTCACTGCGTTCCGCTATTCCACGTTCTGCCAGCCTTCTTGCAAACCTTCTTATGACGCTGTTACACAAAAACAGTATAATATGAAAATGTACAGCAACCTCCAAGAATTAGAAAATGAACAAACTCATTGGTCAGAACTACAAGAAGTGCAGTTGTCCTATCGTAATAAACTCAAAGCATCTCAAAGACCCAAAATCAATCAGTCTGAAGATGCTTTGACCCTGTTTAGATCCGTATGGAACGAAAATGAAATGGAACTTGTAGAATCCTTTAAAATGCTTTTAATGAATAATGCCAATAGAGTACTTGGTGTATACCATAGTTCTACTGGAGGTTCTACAGGAACTATAGTTGATATTCGCATCTTACTTACGGTAGCTTTAAAATGTAATTCCTGTAAATTGATTGTTGCGCATAACCATCCGAGTGGGAACCTTACTCCAAGCCAAGCTGATCTGAAAATAACAGAAAAATTAAAGGAGGCTACAAAATTGATGGACATTACTTTGTTAGATCATTTGATTCTTACAACTGACAGTTATCAATCTTTTGCGGATGAAGGACTTTTATAAGTCCTTCATTTGATTTTTATAACTGTTTTGATATTGCGTTTTTACTATTCAAAATAGAATTGCTATTCAAATGGAGTATTCGGATAAAATATAGTCATATACTTTTTTACAAATTTTAAACTTTTCATTTTTCTAAGTTATTGAAAGTCTAACTTCTATTATCTACGCCGCATCTATCCTTGTTTGAAAGTGTTGAACCTGCCATATTGCAGTCCTAAACACAGAACAGTATGGAAAAATTATTCATCCCCACAGAAGAAGACTTTCGACGTTGGATTGCAGAAGCATTGGAAAACTCCTTGCGTAAACTTCCACAAATATTAAAAACGCCCACGATTGAACCAGAGAAATTGCTCAATCGTAAAGAAGTGGCAGGCATTTTTCAAATTTCTTTGGTGACACTACACCAATGGATGCATCTGGGACTACCTTTTCACAAACAAGGTGGAAGAGTTTACTTTCTCCGCTCTGAAGTGATGCATTATTTGAAAGATAAAAATCCCAAACAATTGCAAAATCGCATTGCTTAAATTTTTAAAACCAAACATCATGGCAGATATTAAAAGAAGAATTCTGGGCTTTAGCACAGGAAAACAAATCAAACTTTATGGCAATAGCCTTTCTATTGGCAACGACCTGCAAATTGGGGAAGGAGGAGCTCCTAATCTGTTATCTTTTCAGGAAGCAGTCATGAATAAAAATCTTTCCTCTAGCAAAGAAGAAGAATCCAAAACAGAGGTTAAGAAAAAAGCTATGGTGATCAATAGTAATAACTTTTCCAAAGAAGAAATCTTTGAACTGGCTGATTATGCTATTGGTCTATGGATGGATCTCAAAGACAGTATACGCAGAAATGGGTTAGATAATCCCAAAATATTCAAGAAAGATAGTTGAATTACTTGAGTTAATTTAAGTTTCATCAGGCGGGTGAAAAGAAAAAATAAATTCAAATTTATAGTTTTCTTTTCATTGTTTCCTGTGGCAAAATGATAGTTGCCCTCTCACTAAACCCCGATTGTTATCATCTTAAACTTCGGAAAAAGTACATTTTGAGAAAGATGTGCTTGTACAAAATCAATCGTATAAAATCCAGTGACAAACTAAAAACAGACATACGTCACCTATTATAGGTCTTTTACTTGCATTTCTTCCTATCAAGAAGGATTGATGCGCTATAGACATCGCTCGTTCGATGAGCCAGATGTACTGTTGTATGACAACAGGGTCTGGCTCACTCGCTGCCATAGTTGCGAGATGACTATAAAAAGGCTCGAAACTCGCCTGTTTTCCATTTTCAATAAATATAATTAATCACTTATGGAAGCACATAATCCAAATAGAATCTACCGGATAAATTTCCGATTGACAGATGTAGAACATCAAAAGATATTAACCTCTTGGCAAAAAAGTTCCGATCAAAAACTCAGCGACTATGGAAGAAAACTATTGTTGGGAAAGCCCGTGACCTTTTTTATTCGAGATCGCTCTTGGGATCTTTTCACCGCAGAAATGGCCAAACTCCGAAAAGAACTGAAAGTGCTTGGCAATAATTTTAATCAGGTCGTCCGACGCATCAACGGACTGAAAGAGTTACCCAGATATGAATTTTGGTTACAAGATGCCAAGAAAAAACAAGAAACACTATTGGAAATCACCAAAGACATCCAACAACAAATCAATAAAAATGCTTCGACATGGTATCAAAAATCATCATAGGAAAAAGCATCCGAGGAGCCTTAAACTACAACGAAAAGAAAGTTAAAGAAGCAAACGCATTTGCTTTGGACGCTAATGGTTATTCAAAATCCATTTTTCAACTTTCCTTTTCCGAGAAGTTGATGACACTAGAGAGACAGGCCGCTCTCAATGAACGGATAAAAACCAATTGCCTGCATATCAGTCTGAACTTTGATCCATCAGAAAAACTATCCCCACAAAAACTGGCAGAAGTGACGTTTTTTTATATGGAAGAATTAGGATTTGGAGAACAGCCTTATCTCGTCTATCAACATATAGATGTTGGTCATCCGCATGTCCACATTATTACCACTAATATTCAAGAAGATGGAACCGCCATTTCTTTACACAATATTGGTAGGACAAAAAGTGAAGCCGCCAGAAAGAAAACAGAACTAGAATTCTCATTGATCAAAGCGGAAGGCCATAAAAACATAAAAGAAGCACAAAGTATAAAACCTGTAATTGCAGAAAAAGTAATCTATGGCAAAGGCGAAACAAAAGCGGCTATCTCAAATGTAGTAAAGTCTGCTATGAGAAATTACCGCTTTACTTCACTTGCAGGATTTAATGCCGTGCTCAAAGGATATAATGTGCAAGCTTACAGAGGAGAACCGGGAACGACTATGTTTGAGAAAGGTGGCTTGACTTATAGTGTACTAGATAGAAAAGGAAACCGTATTGGCACTCCCGTGAAAGCGAGTGACCTTTCAGCTAGACCGACATTAAAGAATTTGGAAAAAGTATTCCAACAGAAAAAAGATTATTCCGGACATTACTACCGAAAAATAAAGGAGGCTATTGACAAAGCAATTGATACTAACCTGCCGAATTTAAAGGCATTAGAATCTGAATTAAAAAAGGAGCAAATAGAAATGGTTACTTACCAAAACAAACAAATGATCTATGGTATTGCTTTTATCGACCACACTTCAAAAGTGGTGGTCAATGGAAGTGAACTTGGCAGAAATTATTCTGCCAAGAGAATACAGGATCAGTTAGGTATTAAGGGTTTACTAGAAAGAAAACAAAATATGTTGGATAATGAAAGATTATCCGCATTTGCGAAGGACATTCCTACTCAAGGAAAGGTCACGAATGCACTTTCTTATATTTATAGTAATGGTTTAAAATTAGAGGTATCCAAAGGAAAATATCAAAACTTTGATTATAGACTTTGTTTCCAAGATCAGAAAAGTAATTCTTCCATTGGCTTATATGGAAAAATGAGAGTCTATCTTGAAGAACGGAACATCACACCTGAATTATGTGCCCATCTGAATAATCATGTTTATGACAATGGAATAAACCTAATACAAGATTACATTCATGGATTATTTGCTCAACAATCTGAAACTTTATTCGGACATATTACACAAGACAAAGAGAAGCCTAAGAGACGAATTAATTGGTAAAAGAAATTGGTATTAAAACTATGTAGATTTCAGAATCAACTAGAGGTTTGATGAAAATGTGTGATGCCAATAGATACGCTACAATTTAAGAATAGTTTTTTTAAGCCATTTAATGTTTCCGGAAATAAACAAGGACGGCGATTTGCAATGCCCCCCTGAAGTGAGATACTAATTGGGGACAGTCTAATAAAAGTCCCCTATTTTAAGTTTACCCTTGAAGTCTATTGCTGGTAGGTTGCACCTCTGCAGAGGCTATTGCCTATTTGACTTTGAAGAAAAGTTATGTTTTGTAGTTTAATCAAATTGAGGTAGCCATACTTTCTGGGTAAAATACATTCATTGAATACCCCAAATATTGTAGTAAGCTCAAGTTGAGGCAAAATAAGATGTGCAATCTCTGTAAAAATTTCATAAGGCGTTTTCCCTTATAGGGAGGAATGTGGTCTTTCTACTTTTTCCTATCAAATGCAGAGAATAAGGTTTTAATGGTTTGTACTTGATGAAATTTTCATGTAGTTCATATTGGAAAACTGCATTGAAAAATTCAGTACTCCAATCAGTCTGGATGAGTTGGATGGGGAAGCCAAAAGTATCCGGTAGCTCGCATAGGAAAGGAACATTATTTGCCGCTTTTTTATTTGGATAAATACGAATCGTTTTCATCCTTGTACAGTCGTCTATTGCAGTGAACGTGATAAGCCCTTGGGGTAATATTGGTGACGTCCAACTGAACTCTTTCTCTAGAAATATTTTTGCAAAAGCTTTTATAGTCCAAATTTTTAAGACTTATTACAATAGATTTAACTTGGAGTTTGGGTAAAACACGACAAACGGTTATTGGTGAAATGCGAATATTATTTCTAACCAAGTTAATCATCCGTAACCTTAAAGTTTGTGAGGTTCTTAGAGCACCTAGACTTTTTTGACAATCCCAGTTTGCCCATTTCTTTATCCTTATTTATTCATCCATAGACTTAGTAACTCCATAACGTAATGCGGTTTGCGTTACATAAACCGACTCTGCATAGATTTTGAGCCAGTTTTTCGTTTCCTTATTTGTCCGATTATCTTTTTTATGAGTAGAAGCAAATTAGCTATTTATATAGTGTATATATTGATATTTTACATCTAATATGAGTTCTTGTAATTTAAAAATAAAAATTTTCTATATTATTGATAATGGTAAACATTTAAAATTAAAACAAGAAAGATTAGAAGAATATGTATTGCCTAAATGAACAATGTATTAATAATTTATTCTCCCCACTACAATTGTTAATGCAATGAATTAACAATTGTAGTGTATTGTTATAAAGAAATTATTTATATTTTTATGCAGGGATTAAGATTACGAAAAATAAATTATTGACTAACTTTCGTTATTTATATGAGTTCTTGACTAAGCGGATTTTAAATATAGTCTTTAATTTATTATTAATTTTAGTTTGATTAAATGTACTTTTTACATTAATTTAAAAAACTAATTATTATAATTAATTAACATATGATAAATTTATTTAGAAATCTTATTAGCACAATGTATAATTGCGAAGAATCGGTTTATTATTTGTGTCAAAGATTAAATATTCCAATTACTCAGACATCTCTTCAAAAACAACTAGAAGAACATCCAGATTATCCAAGTTTATTAGCCGTTAGTGATGTCTTAAGTAATAATGGTGTTGAAAATTTTGCAATTAATACAGACACTAAAATGTTAAAAGATTTTCCACTTCCATTTATAGTTCAAATTAAAATTAATCATGAAAATCTTTTTGCAGTAATAACGAATATCGTTAATAATAAAATAACTTTTTTTGATACACAAAAATACAAACAAACAACTTTATCATATAATCAGTTCAAAGAGATCTTTACTGGATATATTTTGTTATCAGAGAAAGGGGAAAATTCGGGGGAAATCGATTATCATAAAAAACTAAAAGAAGAAAAAAGAAATGTACTAACTAAACTATTTATAATATCTACAGTTCCCTTTCTTACAATTTTGGCTTGTACGATATGTTTTATCACTAATAAGTTAAATGCTATAGTTTCCATTATATATACTTTGCTCGCACTTGCGGGTACAAGTGTAGGAGGATTACTTCTTTGGTATGAAGTAGATAAACATAATCCTACTTTACAGCAAATATGTACAGGAAGTAGTAAAACAAATTGCAATGCAATATTAAATTCTGATGCATCTAAAATATTTGGTATTAGTTGGAGCGTGATAGGTTTTACTTATTTCGCGGGAAGCCTGATAAGTATGTTGGTTTCTGGTATTTATAATATACCTGTTTTGTTCCTACTCGCATGGCTTAATGTTTTAGCATTACCATACATTGCGTTTTCATTGTATTACCAAAAGAAGATAGCCAAACAATGGTGTGTTTTGTGTTTAACTGTACAAGCTATTCTCGCATTGCAGTTTACAGTATCACTATGCGGTAATTTTTTATCTGTCGATGGTTTGCATACAATTGAGTCAATTAATATTTTATCCATAATGATATCTTTTGCTATACCTTTTTTGATTGTGAGTCTTTTGCTACCTGCTTTGCGGCAAGCCAAAGAAAACAAACAAAACAAAAATGAGCTACAACGACTAAAACATAATCCACAAATATTTGAGGCTTTACTTGCCAAACAAAAACCTATTATAGAATCTACACATGAGTTAGGTATTCTCTTGGGAAATCCAAATGCTACACATAAACTGATAAAAGTTTGTAACCCCTATTGCAGTCCATGTGCAAATGCTCACTCAACAATTGAAGACTTATTAGAAAATAACCCAGATCTACAAGTGCAAATTATATATACGGCGACGGACGATGAAAAAGATATCAAAAGCCCTCCAGTAAAACACCTGCTTGCAATAGCCTCAAGCAGCAATAGTCAAACAATTAAAAAAGCATTGGATGATTGGTATTTGGTAGAGAAAAAAGATTACGCGGTGTTTGCTGCCAAATATCCGATGAATGGAGAATTAAAACTACAAGCTAATAAAGTAAAAGCCATGAGAGATTGGTGCAATAAAACAGGGATTACTTTTACACCTACATTTTTTGTTAATGGATATCAACTGCCGCAACAATACACTGTGGCTGATCTAAAATATTTTCTTTCCGTTTAAATGGGAAGAAATATTCTTTACTTACAATTTGTAAAGTCTTATTTAATCAATCATCTAAAAAAATTAAAAGATGAAAAAATTGAAGCTAAACCTTCAACGACTTGAAAATGTTGAAGTGTTGACGAGAAGTCAATTGAAAAATGTATTAGGTGGGTTCGCTCCATCAACCTCATCTAATCAAAGCTGTTCAGCGGCACTAGAGCAATGCCATGACTATGAAACAATACCTTGTTGTAGTGGACTTGAGTGTAAACAAGAATATCTTGGAGATACTTCTATTTGGGTATGCGGGTAATTTTATTACAATTGTTTTGAGAATATCGTTGGGAATACGACTAATAAAACTAAAGCGTATTCCCCTCTTTAAATAATCTCAGGAACAAAATTCAAATATTATGACAAATTTAAACCATATTTTAAAAGGATTTATTATTATCGTCGTAACTTTTAAGAGCGTAAAAGCCCAACAAGTGGATAATATAATAAATACGCATATTAATTTAAACCCATACGAAGAAACTTATTTACAATTAGATAATAATTTATATTCCGCAAACGACACAATATGGTTTAAAGCGTATGTACTTGCGAATGCAGCCCCATCCTCCTTTAGTCACAATTTATATACCGATTGGTTTGATAACAACGGTAAACTATTAGAACATCAAATATATCCTATTATACAAGGCAGAAGCAATGGGCAATTAGTGATTCCTAGTTTTTATCAACAACAAAAGATACATCTTCTAGCATATACCAAATGGATGCTCAATAACGATACTGATTTTTTATTCAGAAAAGACATTGATATACTTCCTCGTAAAACGCAAATAATTACCGCGTCAAAAAAAGAAACACAAAAAACGATAATACAATTTTTCCCTGAAGGTGGTAATTTAGTTGCTGGTATTTTAAATAAAATAGCTTTTAAAGCAACAGATCAATTTGGTACGCCTATTGAAGTGAGTGGGGCTATCTTAGACAATCATCAAGATTCGATTGCAAATCTCGTAACTCAACACGACGGTATGGGATATTTTTATTTACTACCAAAGACAAATACAAACTATATAGCAAAGTACCATTCATCCTCCCATGATACCATTACTATTAATTTACCTTTAGCACAATCCGCTGGCATTGCTATGGAAATTATTTCCCAAAAGGATAACAAAAAAATTGTTATTAGAAAACAAGGTAACGATACGGAAAACGATTCCTACAATATAGACTATAACCATTTGCATTTACTTGCTGAAAAAGATGGCACAGTAAGCTATCTATCCAACATCAACCTATCAGGAAAAGATAATTTTGAAACAAATATTCCTGTTTCTCATTTATCATCCGGCATATTAACTGTAACGATTTTAACTAACGATTGGACTCCTCTAGCAGAACGCATATGTTTTATAAAAGCAAATGATATAAACCACAATCAGCCAAATCTTTCTGTAATCAAACAAGACCTAAATAAAAAAGGATTAAATACCATACAGTTACAATACGATGACACTTTACCAGTGAATCTATCAATTGCAATTACGGATGGTAGCATTCTTATAGATACAACAAATAATATCATCTCATACTTATTGCTAACAGGACAATTAAAAGGGAAAATAAATAATCCTGCCTATTATTTTGAAGACACTAGTAAACAGAAATCACAAGATTTAGATCTCGTGATGTTAACGAATGGTTGGCGAAAATACAATTGGCAAGCAATAGCCCAAAATGCAAAAACTACAATTAAATATCCAAGAGATAGTGCTTATTTTTTCTTACAAGGAGTCATTACAGATGTAAAAAATAAAACAAAATTACCAAAAGAAATTTCTTTTATGACAAATAACAAGTTATCTTTTGGTAGCAATAGTTTCATGGTAGATAAATTCGGTAATTTTAGAGATTCCTCATTTCTCATCTATACCACGACGAAACTTACATTTCATCCATTAAATGGTCAAAGAACCTATGCTTTTAATTTTAACAAATTATCAGATCATTCTTTTACGAAATATCCTTTTATATTAAGCGACTCAGCAACTGAAATATCACAAAAAATACAACTTGGAAGACTTGACCATTTTAAGACAACACTTCAAGATGTTACAGTTACTTCGTATAAAACAACCTACGAAAATCCAATTGATAGTTTAGAAGCACCCTATCAATCCCAAGAATTTATAAGAGCTCCAGCATTAAAAAACGTCTACGTATTGAACCAGCCTATCCTTAGTGCATATGGAGCTAATTTTGTTTCATTTATTAGATCTAAACTACACTTAACGATCGGTTCTGGACCAGATCGAACTTATATCCATCCATATTTCTTTGTAAATGGGCAGGCTATGCCAAGTGATGCTGCCATGCAAACGCCAATTGTTGATATTGTTTTTGTAAAATACTATAAATATTTTGTAGGAGCTCCCGGAGGAGGTGGCTTAGATGGAGTAATTGCAATCTGGACAAAACAAGGCTTTCCTAATGAATATGATTTTAGAACAAAAAATGATAATCCTACCTCATTTACAATGTCAGGTTATACTATTTCCAAAGATTTTTATAACCCCGATTATAGTTCAAAAAGCGATGGTAATGCGATTAACGATCAAAGAAAAACTTTGTATTGGAATCCTGAACTAACACTTGACAATAAGGAGCACAAAAAGATTCAATTATCTTTTTACAATTCAGATATTGCCAAAAGTTATAAAATAATTATCGAAGGATTCAAGATTGATGGGACCCCAATAAATATTGAGAGAACGGAAGAATTAGTATTATAGTTATTAATACAGGATTATTCAGAAATTGATTGCAAAAAAAAATTATGTTTTATATTACCGTAGTTCCAGACGATTTTTATTTTATATGGCAATTAGAGTTACAACTATATAATTTTCAACAATTAGGTGTTGCTGCAGAGAATATTCATGTGCTTATTGGTTATGACTGCAGGCGAGGTCTGAGAGACTATTTTTCTATTCTGATAGAACAACAAAAAGATAACGCACTATTTTTTATTTATCCCGATAGTCGAAAATCTAAAAATTATCTTTCATCTATACGTCCGCACATATTAAAGCAACATTTGACAACCTATCCATATCTAGAGCAAGTCCCATTTTTCTATTATGATACGGATATTATTTTTCGGGACTTACCTGATTTTGAAAATCTAGTTAAAGGGCATTATTGGTATGTCTCCGATACCCGCAATTATCTCGACAGTAATTACATAAAACAATTAGGCGGCGAAGAACTATTTACAAAAATGTGTGATGTTGTTGGAATTAAAAAAGCGGTAGTAGAAAATAATGATTTTAATTGTGGAGGAGCACAGTATATTATCAAAAATACAACTACAACGTTCTGGGAAAAGGTAGAAAACGATTGTGAAGCCTTATATAGTTTAATGCAATTATACAATAATCATAATGCTGCGGGGTTGTATATGTCGACAAAGAAGAGGATAAGCGAATATCGTGGTATCCAGGCTTGGTGTGCCGACATGTGGGCGGTTCTATGGAATGCTTGGCTATTTGGATATGAAACAAAAATAAGTAAAGAATTAGAATTTTGTTGGGCAAAAGATAATATTATACAATGGCATAACAAGAAAATATTGCATTATTCAGGAAGTTTTAAAAAAGAAGAAAAACAGTTTTTCCGCAAAACGAATTTTGTTAAATACTCTCCTTACTATGATAGTATTTTAAAAAATATTAGAAAAGACAATTGTAGTTATCCTCTTGTAGAATTGATAGAAAAATATAGAAAGAATTTGGATGAAAAAAGAATTAATT from Rhizosphaericola mali includes:
- a CDS encoding DinB family protein, yielding MMNSKLNKELELIRYVRNSVTKLIENLSLEELNVIPEHMNNNLIWNLGHMVFTQQMLCYKLGGLEPTIDVGFFAQFAPDTKPKRLISAEEIIKIKTAFHEAFEQLASDVQSCKLEAYQGWSLPSGITIDNFEDAMITNAIHEGRHFGVVISLVKWNRR
- a CDS encoding zinc-binding dehydrogenase, with protein sequence MEKQMKAWRLEKMGGKLELKEVPVPEVRAGSVLVKVAVTALVSYLKSYTEGKLAVYNPPPHEFTMGSNAIGYVEAIGQDVWHLKHGQRVILSSHITARDNVSSPVMILLGITKNGDAALSAQLDYPDGTLAPYVLVPVETLTPLDGLEAYSDAQLSAVSRFVVPYGGLLKGHLSAGETIIINGATGSFGASAVFLAVTMGASKVIVTGRNADVLRSVAEKAGKRVLPVVLSGNIQEDVAAIKNICGGGADMAFDMVGNAKDPNSTLSALYSLVPGGRLVIMGSMTVDLPIPYTYVMLNSWSILGNFMYPKDATRKLLEIVKSGQLPIDLISPIIFKMSELDQAMDAAAAATNFENVMINCQS
- a CDS encoding helix-turn-helix transcriptional regulator, giving the protein MEKLFIPTEEDFRRWIAEALENSLRKLPQILKTPTIEPEKLLNRKEVAGIFQISLVTLHQWMHLGLPFHKQGGRVYFLRSEVMHYLKDKNPKQLQNRIA
- a CDS encoding zinc-binding dehydrogenase, yielding MGDFHPVVDSVYKIEEVQDAYNRIEQGDMIGKIVISL
- a CDS encoding plasmid mobilization protein, producing MEAHNPNRIYRINFRLTDVEHQKILTSWQKSSDQKLSDYGRKLLLGKPVTFFIRDRSWDLFTAEMAKLRKELKVLGNNFNQVVRRINGLKELPRYEFWLQDAKKKQETLLEITKDIQQQINKNASTWYQKSS
- a CDS encoding relaxase/mobilization nuclease domain-containing protein, which encodes MVSKIIIGKSIRGALNYNEKKVKEANAFALDANGYSKSIFQLSFSEKLMTLERQAALNERIKTNCLHISLNFDPSEKLSPQKLAEVTFFYMEELGFGEQPYLVYQHIDVGHPHVHIITTNIQEDGTAISLHNIGRTKSEAARKKTELEFSLIKAEGHKNIKEAQSIKPVIAEKVIYGKGETKAAISNVVKSAMRNYRFTSLAGFNAVLKGYNVQAYRGEPGTTMFEKGGLTYSVLDRKGNRIGTPVKASDLSARPTLKNLEKVFQQKKDYSGHYYRKIKEAIDKAIDTNLPNLKALESELKKEQIEMVTYQNKQMIYGIAFIDHTSKVVVNGSELGRNYSAKRIQDQLGIKGLLERKQNMLDNERLSAFAKDIPTQGKVTNALSYIYSNGLKLEVSKGKYQNFDYRLCFQDQKSNSSIGLYGKMRVYLEERNITPELCAHLNNHVYDNGINLIQDYIHGLFAQQSETLFGHITQDKEKPKRRINW
- a CDS encoding JAB domain-containing protein codes for the protein MKMYSNLQELENEQTHWSELQEVQLSYRNKLKASQRPKINQSEDALTLFRSVWNENEMELVESFKMLLMNNANRVLGVYHSSTGGSTGTIVDIRILLTVALKCNSCKLIVAHNHPSGNLTPSQADLKITEKLKEATKLMDITLLDHLILTTDSYQSFADEGLL